The nucleotide window TCATTAAGGCAAAACGACTCAAAACGCTGCCTCGTCGttagttttttgtatttgtattgtaAACATAGGTTGTTGTAATAGCTTTAGTTTGCGCTATGGAACACAATCACGCACACGGTCATCATTGTGAGTGTGCCAAGAAaccaaaactgaaaatttgGCCGAACTATATAACTTGTATTCCAAGATCGACATGGAAAATCTAGAGTGTTTAAATGAAGCTGTAGAAAATTCAGTGAAAAGTGTTTTTCGGCCTTGGGACCAACGTCTAGATAGCACCAAGGTAatcctttctcttttctttatgGTTTCCAGgcataaattatttttgtctgtttcaGTTTGTTGAAAGTGATGCAGATGAAGAGCTATTGTTCAACATTCCGTATGTTCATCATGATGCAATAGCTTGTGTGGATGCATATTACAACCACTAATGAATGATATACAGATTTACAGGTAATGTGAAGTTGAAGGGATTGATCATTATAGGGGGAGAAGGAGGAACTCACCCATCATTGGTACGCTTGTAAGTAGCCCTTATTTTTACACTCCTTATTTATACAATAAGACTCATGTTAAAACTCAGGTTGATTCCAGATTCAAGAATCGACCTCATATGACTTTTGATGAGGCAGCCAGCCAACCAGATCAGGAGTTAAACCTTGTTGAAGACTTTGAAGGAAACATAGAATATGCTACCAAGTAGGTGATAGTGGTTTAAAAGGTATATTTTGCTGATACTATTGTGGTTATGTTCTACTGTAGGATAGTGAAATTTTCTTCTGTCTACCATTTGACACTGCATTTTCCTAAAAACTATGGTTctgaaacatcaaaaattCAGTTCATTGGCTTGAAAGGAGATTGGTCAGAAGGCCATAGACACGGTGTTACTCTGTGCACCTACGAAGCCACCCCATCTATGGCGGATCACAAAGACAAAGTGTTACAGACTA belongs to Daphnia magna isolate NIES linkage group LG1, ASM2063170v1.1, whole genome shotgun sequence and includes:
- the LOC123466751 gene encoding LOW QUALITY PROTEIN: PITH domain-containing protein GA19395-like (The sequence of the model RefSeq protein was modified relative to this genomic sequence to represent the inferred CDS: inserted 1 base in 1 codon) — encoded protein: MEHNHAHGHHCECXQETKTENLAELYNLYSKIDMENLECLNEAVENSVKSVFRPWDQRLDSTKFVESDADEELLFNIPFTGNVKLKGLIIIGGEGGTHPSLVRLFKNRPHMTFDEAASQPDQELNLVEDFEGNIEYATKIVKFSSVYHLTLHFPKNYGSETSKIQFIGLKGDWSEGHRHGVTLCTYEATPSMADHKDKVLQTTNLNI